Below is a window of Gilliamella sp. ESL0405 DNA.
GATTGGCTAAAATTAATGACTCAAACCCACCCCATGAATAAGCCATTGAAAAATGGGTTAAATTATCTAAAAAGTCGGAAAGCTGTACATCATTTAAATGGTCGTTTAGCACAAATGAAAATAAACCACTTGCACCGGTAAAGTCACGGGCAAAAAACTCATGTCCTTTGCAACTTGCTAAGGCAGGGTGATTAACGGTCGCGACTTTAGGATGAGCCGCCAGCCATTTTGCTACTTTTAAGCCACTTTCATGATGTTGTTTAAGTCTGACTGCTAAAGTGCGTAAACCTCGTGCTGCCATATAAGCGGTATCTGCATCACACATTTGACCCATTAAATAAGAGCGTTCTCGCAATCTATCCCAGCATCGCTCATTAGCAACAGCAGTGCCGAGCATCGCATCGGAGTGACCAATTAAATATTTAGTGCCTGCTTGAATTGAGATATCAATATCATGATCTAACGCTTTAAATAGCACGCCAGCAGCCCAGGTATTATCCATTATAATGACTATTTGCGGATTAATGTTCCTGATTGCTTTCACAATAGCGGGCACATCATGGATTTCCATCGTAATTGAGCTTGGCGACTCTAAAAACACCACTTTAGTATTTGGTTTGATGTGGTTTGTGATATAACGGCCAACTAAAGGTGAAAAGTAATCGGTTTCAACACCTAAATCTTTTAAAATATGATTACAAAACTCTTGAGTCGGTTCGTAACTGGCTTCAGATACCAAAATATGGTCGCCGGTTTTTACAAAAGCCAAAATCGCATTGGCAATGGCTGCTGCACCACACGGGTAAAGGTAACATCCTGCACCACCTTCAATTTCAGTCAAGGCATCTTGCAGCGAGAAATGGGTTAATGTGCCTCGACGTCCATAAAAGAGTGCGCCATTAGTGCGATTTTCGGTCGCTTCTTTTTTGGCTGCAATAGAGTCAAATACTAACGATGAGGCTCGTTGGATAACCGGATTTACTGCACCTTGAGTATAGCGTTTTTTGCGACCAGCATTGACTAATTTGGTTTGTAATGACATGACGTATCCTTGCTATCTGATAAATTTTAATAACAATTAGCATAGCATGCTGTTAAAATAGTAAAAAATAATTTTTATCAATACTGGCTTTTCAATCATGCTAATTGTCCAACTTGCCAATCTCAATAGCGTGGCAATTAACTATTCGTTGTTATCTGAGCAAATTATTAATGATGCTAATAAAATGAATGAGCGACGTAAAAAACAGTTTTTAGCCTGTCGTTCCATACTAGCCAGTTTGCTCAATCAATATTGTCAGATCGCAACTTTGCCAACAATGATAATTGGCGATAATGCTCGCCCCTGTTTTTTAGATTCTAATCTGCCGGATTTTAATATTAGCCACAGTCAAGACAGCGTGGCTGTGGCGATTTCATTAACCGGTAAAGTTGGGTTAGATATCGAAGTGGCACGTCCACGAAAAAATTATCAGAAGGTAGCAAAAAATTTTTTTGCTGATACCGAATGTCAATGGATGCGCACACAACAAGATGAACTATCCGCTTTTTGGCAACTTTGGACGTTAAAAGAGTCGGCCTTAAAGCTCTATGCCAAAGGGGTGTGGCAAATGAAATCGGTAAAAATTGATCTGGCTAACAAGATGATTAGTGCACCTTTTGGCGGTCACTTTTATTATCAATATCAGCAGGTGGATGATATTCATCTTGCGGTCAATTGCGATAAGCCGATTACTCATTTTGTGTTAAACACGTAATTAACTTGATGACTTACCGGATAAATTCTAACAAATCATCTTAGTCAAATGAGTAAACAGGCTGTTAAGCTTTAAACAAGATAGATATTTTGCAATATTTCTCTGTTTTTTTGGTCGAGATCATACTCTTGCGCTAACCAGTTATCGATAGTGTTATAACGCTCTTTAATAGCCGTAATTGCAGCGCTTAAATACTCTTTTTTGGTAGCAAAGATCGCTTTTTGCTTTTCAAACTCTTCCGGTGTTAATTGGCTTTTTTGTTGGTTAAGCGTCTGTTCTCGAAACGTTTGTAAGCACTGTTCAGTGAGTAAGTAATCTTGCATAACCACCTCTTCACTAACGCCTAAAGCAAATAAAACTAATGCCACACCGATGCCTGTTCTGTCTTTGCCAACTGCACAATGTTGGACTAACGGTCTACCATTGGCTTTAAATAGTGTTGAAATAAGTGTCTGATAAGCAAGATTATTAAACGGTAAAAGCTGATAAAGTTTAAGCATAAACTCATGAGGGGAATATTTTTTTAACACCGTGATATCGTTTTTTAGATCACTGGTTAAACTTGCGGTAATTTCGTTATTTAATGGATTGGCCGGTACATTAATATAATGACTATCAGCCCATAAATTATCAGGGTGGCGATCGATTTCATGTTGATCACGATAATCTAAAACATAATGTAACTTTAATTCGTCAGACAAGAATTTTTTTTCATCCTCTGTGAGGCGAGAACATTCCCCAGCCCGATATAACATGCCAGAGCGAACTTGCCGCCCATCTTTGGTTTTAATGCCGCCTAAATCACGAAAATTGATGCCATTTTTAATAGGTATAACCGATGTCATTGCTGTTCCTTATTTATGCTTAACTTCGCTTGCTATATTAACATGTTTCTGATTAGAATTAAGCCATTGTTTTTGCTTTATTACTTATCGAGGTGCTTATTATGTCTACATTATCTATTTTACTTTCTGATCAAGTTGCGCAACCACAGTGGGGTAAAGATGCGCTACTGAGCTATTGCCAAGAGTCTATTACTATTCACTATAAAACTGAACATCGCTTAGGTGCAATTCAACGGGCAGGGCGTAAACTTGATAATC
It encodes the following:
- the metC gene encoding cystathionine beta-lyase produces the protein MSLQTKLVNAGRKKRYTQGAVNPVIQRASSLVFDSIAAKKEATENRTNGALFYGRRGTLTHFSLQDALTEIEGGAGCYLYPCGAAAIANAILAFVKTGDHILVSEASYEPTQEFCNHILKDLGVETDYFSPLVGRYITNHIKPNTKVVFLESPSSITMEIHDVPAIVKAIRNINPQIVIIMDNTWAAGVLFKALDHDIDISIQAGTKYLIGHSDAMLGTAVANERCWDRLRERSYLMGQMCDADTAYMAARGLRTLAVRLKQHHESGLKVAKWLAAHPKVATVNHPALASCKGHEFFARDFTGASGLFSFVLNDHLNDVQLSDFLDNLTHFSMAYSWGGFESLILANQPEELAKIRPVSGVSFDGTLIRLHIGLEDPDDLIADLSAGLDRIKLNKNKANALQSLI
- a CDS encoding 4'-phosphopantetheinyl transferase superfamily protein, with the translated sequence MLIVQLANLNSVAINYSLLSEQIINDANKMNERRKKQFLACRSILASLLNQYCQIATLPTMIIGDNARPCFLDSNLPDFNISHSQDSVAVAISLTGKVGLDIEVARPRKNYQKVAKNFFADTECQWMRTQQDELSAFWQLWTLKESALKLYAKGVWQMKSVKIDLANKMISAPFGGHFYYQYQQVDDIHLAVNCDKPITHFVLNT
- a CDS encoding tyrosine-protein phosphatase; amino-acid sequence: MTSVIPIKNGINFRDLGGIKTKDGRQVRSGMLYRAGECSRLTEDEKKFLSDELKLHYVLDYRDQHEIDRHPDNLWADSHYINVPANPLNNEITASLTSDLKNDITVLKKYSPHEFMLKLYQLLPFNNLAYQTLISTLFKANGRPLVQHCAVGKDRTGIGVALVLFALGVSEEVVMQDYLLTEQCLQTFREQTLNQQKSQLTPEEFEKQKAIFATKKEYLSAAITAIKERYNTIDNWLAQEYDLDQKNREILQNIYLV